The Humulus lupulus chromosome 4, drHumLupu1.1, whole genome shotgun sequence genome has a window encoding:
- the LOC133829328 gene encoding MMS19 nucleotide excision repair protein homolog gives MAEPSELTQHIESYVDTSHSQTQQAASLDSITSLVKNDLITIETLVKEMEMYLTTTDNVIRARGTLLLAEVLGRLASKPLGSAIIHSLIGFFTDRLADWRALRGALVGCLALLRRKSDVGVVSATDAKAVAEVYLKTLQVQSLGQHDRKLCFQLLECVLECYPNEVASLDELLLYGICEAVDGEKDPHCLLLAFDIICALIRLFPDPNGSLENFSGELFETLSSYFPIHFTHPKGEDTDAKRGDLARALMVCHN, from the exons GCTGCAAGTTTGGATTCTATCACTTCACTCGTTAAGAATGACTTGATAACTATTGAAACACTG GTCAAAGAGATGGAAATGTATCTGACCACTACAGATAATGTCATTCGAGCTAGAG GTACCCTTCTTCTTGCGGAAGTTCTTGGACGTCTTGCTTCAAAGCCACTAGGCAGTGCTATCATTCATAGCTTAATTGGATTCTTCACAGATAGGCTG GCAGATTGGAGAGCATTACGTGGGGCTCTTGTTGGGTGCTTAGCATTACTGAGGAGAAAAAGTGATGTTGGTGTAGTCTCTGCCACTGATGCAAAAGCAGTTGCTGAGGTGTACTTAAAGACCCTACAGGTGCAGTCTTTAGGTCAGCATGATAGGAAG CTTTGTTTTCAGCTTCTGGAATGCGTCTTAGAATGCTATCCCAATGAGGTTGCTTCCTTG GATGAActccttctatatggaatctgtGAAGCTGTTGATGGAGAGAAGGATCCTCATTGCTTGTTGCTAGCATTTGACATCATTTGTGCACTGATTCGACTATTTCCAGATCCTAATGGGTCGCTAGAAAATTTTTCTGGAGAGCTTTTTGAAACTTTGAGCAGTTACTTTCCCATTCATTTTACTCAT CCAAAAGGAGAGGACACTGATGCCAAAAGAGGTGATCTTGCAAGGGCTCTAATGGTATGCCATAATTGA